The DNA sequence CCAGCATGGCCGTCACGTTGGAGGTGTACTGGATGCCACCGTTCGCGCGGAAGGTCACGTCCACGGCCCAGCTGCCGGTGGAGACCATCTCCTGATGCTGCAGGTTGAAATAGCCACCGAATCCCTGGGGGATGTACATGTTCCACGAGAGGACATAGCTGCCGGAAGTGCGGTCGCCGAGGCGCAGGATGATGTCGCCGGGACCACCGTTCGCCGAGGTGGAATTGAACCGCGCACTGATGGTACCGGAAGCGGCCTGTTCATTGCTCAGCGGAACATCCTCCGCCATGCTGCCTGACCAGGTGGCCCAGGGAAGCCCCAAGGTGGCCACCAGCATCTGGCCGTTGTTGTAGGCGTCGAAATCCTCCGATATCAACACCACCTGGGGTGTGGCGATGATCGGGAGTGCGAGCGCGAGGATCAGGTGTAGGTGTTTGATCATGAGGATGAGGGTTTTGGTGAATGTGATGGAAAGTTAACATTTACTCCATGCGTTGCCCTTTCAGCGGGGCATGCGTTCCCGCATGCGTCATGGTCGCGTCAGATGAGCTCAACGGGCGATCATCAGCCGAAGCAGGGCCTGGTGATCTTGGGAGCGCACTTCCATCTGGTAGGGTCCCGGTTCCAGGTGGCCCACGGCGATGGCCCCTCCGGGTCCGGAGGTGATCGCTTCCAGCATGATCCCGCGCGCATCGTACAAGCGGACGGTCGCAGCGTGCTCCAGTCCCAGGATCCGCACAAGGTCCGAGGCCGGGTTGGGCGAGAGCCGCCATGGCGCTTCCGCCGCTGTCCCGCGCATGCCCACGGTGCTGTCCAGTTTCAGCGACCACAACCGGGCCGGTCCGCCGAAACCGCTCTCGCTGCTGATGTAGACCGAATCCGGCGCATGCCAGGCCACACCTTCCGTTTGCGTGAAGGGCAGTGCCACGTCGTGCCGGATCGCCTGGCCCTGGAAGAACCCGTTGCCGGAGTAGTCCGACAAGCGCCACACGAAGGGCATCAGGATGTTCGTGTAGCCGAGCAGCACCACGCGGCCCTGGACCGGGTCGTAACTGGCATCGGTGACCAGCCCCTGGGTGTCGAGGATCGTGCGTGGTGCGGCCAGGTGGTCGCCGGGGATCGCGGGCAGGGCGTATAGTTTCGTTCGCGCATCAAGCCACCGCTTGGTGAATAGGAACAGGCTGTCGTCCTTGGCGATGAAGGCCTCGAGATCCCAGTTGTTGGCCTGGTTGGCCGGGGTGAAGTCGGTCTGGTCCGCGTAGGCGAAACGGATCGTGTCCACCAATATGCTGGTGACACCGGGATCGATCAGTTGCGACAGCGGGAAACGGAAGATGCGCAGGTCGGTGCGGTTCCCCAGGTTGTTGCCGAAGTCGCCCACGTACACCCATTCCCCATCGTGTGTCACGGCCTCCCAGTCGATGTTGGAGGTGTTGGTGAGCGTTACTTCGCGCACCACCGCACCGGTGGCGGGTTCCACTTGGTACAGCTTCGCTTCGTTCCAACTGTCGTTGTGGGTCCAGAGCGCGCCGTCCACCACGATCAAGCCACTGGATTCCGGGACCGCAGGACCCAGCGTGCTCAGCAACGTGGGCGCCAGCGGCTGTGCTGCCGCGAAGAGCGGAAGCAGCGGAATGGCGAGGGCTAGTCGCATGGTCATGCAATGATAGGCAGCCAGGCAGGCCAAGGACGTGCGCTATCTTGCCCGGCGCAGCATCCGCCACATGCCCACCACGAAGCCTGACGTGACCAGGATCCTGTTCCAAGGCCTTGGTGTCGCGCTGCTCTTCAGCCTTGCCATCGATCTGCACCTCACCTTGAAGTATGGCGGGGTGGACCTGCGCGACAAGGTGGTGGGGGCGCGCAGCATCGTGGAAGGCCGTTCGCTCTACTTCGATCCCTGGCGCCCCGGCGAACCGGAGCGCTTCGCCGATCCCATGGTGCCGCCCGGGGCGGAGATGACACGCTATACGGGCACACCCTTCCAAGCCTTGGTGATGGCGCCTCTGGGTGCGCTGTCCTTCAGGCAGGCGCGCCTCGTCTGGCTCTTCGTGCAGTACGGTCTGCTGCTGCTCGCGATCATCCTCGCGCACCGGGCCTTCGCCATGCCGGGCCGCGATACCGTCATCGCCACCACCGCGATCGCCTTCGTGCTGCTGGCAAGCACCTCCTGGCACCTGCATGTGGAGCGCGGGCAGGTCTATGTCATCTTCACCTTCCTCATCGCGGCGCTGTTCTCCGCGCTGGCCCAGAACCGCATGGGCATGGCGGGTGTGCTTTGCACGCTGCTCGTCCTGTTCAAGCCCACCTACGCCGTGATGCTGCTGCCGCTGGTGTTGCGGCTCACCTGGCGCATGGCGGCCGGTGCGGCGGGGACCATCGCGGGCATGGTCGGCCTGTTCGCCTTGCTGCCCAACGGCCTGCGCGCCTGGGTGGAGTACCGCGACGCCATGACCATCTGGAGCGGCCTGATCGGCCGGGGTGAGCCGCCTTCCATGGCACCCGATGCTTTCGTCTATCCGGAAACGATCGAAGGACTCGCCAACCTGGGCCACCACCACCCGATGGAGTTCGAGAACGGCTCCATCGGCACCATCCTCTATGCCAAAGGCCTGTTGCTGCCGGGTTGGATGCCCTATGCGGTCCTCGTCGCCATCCTGTTGTTCGCCGGGCTGTGGTACGGCCGTTCGCTGTTGCGGGCCGGCCGCGCCGAGTTGCTGTTGCTCGGCTTCTGCTGCTGGACGGTGCTGATGATGCTGCTGCCCGTACCGCGCTTCGACTACCAATTGGTCCACTGGACCGCACCGGTCATCTTCCTGCTGCTCACCTGGCGCGAGCGCTCCTTCAACTGGAACATCGCGCTGCTGCTGGCCGCCGCCCTGGTGCTCGGGGCCTGGTCGCTGTTGCCGGTGAATGTGTTGCTCGCCGAGCTGGTCCTGCTGCTGGCCGCCTTCGTTCAGCTGCACCGGAGGCTGCGCACCGCAACACATCCGATGCCTGCTCCGGCGAGCTGAGCCGGCCCCGCGGTCCGGTTATCTTCGCGCCCTCTCCGCCAAGCGGCGGCCCGCCATGGACAAGCGTTTCCCGCAGTACGATGAACTCGACCTGACCAAGGTCGCCGAGGAGGTCCTGAGGACCTGGGAGGAAGAGAAGACCTTCGAGGAGAGCCTGCGTCTACGGAAGGACGCACCGCCTTTCGTGTTCTACGAAGGCCCGCCCAGCGCCAATGGCCTGCCCGGCATCCACCACGTGATGGCGCGCACCATCAAGGACATCTTCTGCCGCTATCAAACGCAGAAGGGCATGCGCGTGGAACGCAAGGCCGGCTGGGACACCCACGGCCTGCCGGTGGAACTCGGCGTGGAGAAGGAACTCGGCATCACCAAGGAGGACATCGGGAAGACGATCTCCATCGCCGACTACAACGCCAAGTGCCGTGAGGCCGTGATGCGCTACACCGATGTGTGGAACGACCTCACCAAACGGATCGGCTTCTGGCTCGATCTGGAGCATCCATACATCACGTACAAGACCAAGTACATCGAGAGCGTGTGGTGGCTGCTGAAGCAACTGCACGAGAAGGACCTGCTCTACAAGGGCTACACCATCCAGCCATACAGCCCCGCGGCCGGCACGGGCCTCTCCTCGCACGAGCTGAACCAGCCCGGCACCTACAAGCCGGTGAAGGACACCAGCGTGGTGGCCATGTTCAAGGTGGAGCGGGACGAGAAGAGCGAGTTCCTCTTCGAGGACGCTTTCGGCGATGTGTTCATACTGGCCTGGACCACCACGCCGTGGACCCTGCCCAGCAACACCGCGCTCACCGTGGGGCCCAAGCTGGAGTACGTGCGCGTGAAGACCTTCAACCCCTACACGCACGAGCCGCAAACGATGCTGCTGGCGAAGGCGCGGCTCAACGCGTACTTCAGCGAGAAGAACCAGGATGCTTCATTCGACGACTACAAGAAGGACGGCAAGAACATCCCCTGGACCATCATCGGCGAATGCACGGGCAGGGAACTGGAAGGCATCCGCTACGAGCAGTTGTTGAAGTACGCCCAACCCGCCGATGGCGATGCCTTCAAGGTGATCACCGGTGACTTCGTCACCACCGAGGACGGCACCGGCGTGGTGCATACCGCACCCAGTTTCGGCGCGGACGACCAGCGCGTGGCGAAGCAGCACGGCATCGGTTCGCTCACCCTGGTGGACCTGCAGGGACGTTTCACGAAGGAGATGGGCGAGTTCGCGGGCCGGTACGTGAAGAACGAGTACTACCCCGAGGGTCAGGCGCCCGATAGGAGCATGGATGTGGAGCTCAGCATCAACCTGAAGGAGATGGCCCGCGCCTTCAAGGTGGAGAAGTACGAGCACAACTACCCGCACTGCTGGCGTACGGACAAGCCCATCCTTTACTACCCGCTGGACAGCTGGTTCGTGCGCGTGACGGCGAGGAAGGACCAGCTGATCGCATTGAACAACGAGATCAACTGGAAACCCCAGAGCACCGGCACCGGCCGCTTCGGCAACTGGCTGGAGAACCTGCAGGACTGGAACCTCTCGCGCAGCCGCTACTGGGGCATCCCGCTGCCCCTCTGGCGCACCGAGGGTGGCGGCGAAACGATCTGCATCGGTTCGCTGAAGCACCTGAAGGAGGAGATCACCAAGGCCATCGCGGCGGGCGTGATGAAGGCCGACCCCTACGCCGCCTTCGACCCGGCGGACATGAGCGATGCCAACTATGACCGCATCGACCTGCACCGCCCCTTCGTGGATGACATCGTTCTGGTATCAGCCTCTGGCAAACCCATGAAGCGTGAGTCCGACCTCATCGACGTGTGGTTCGACAGCGGCGCCATGCCATACGCGCAGTGGCACTATCCCTTCGAGAACGAGGCTGCTTTCAAAGCCGCTTTCCCGGCGGCCTTCATCGCAGAGGGCGTGGACCAGACCCGCGGCTGGTTCTACACGCTGCACGCCATCGCCACACTCACGCAAGACAGTGTCGCCTATAAGACCGTGGTGAGCAACGGCCTGGTGCTGGACAAGCACGGCCAGAAGATGAGCAAGCGGCTGGGCAACGCGGTGGACCCCTTCGTGATGCTGGACAAGTACGGCGCCGATGCCGTGCGCTGGTACATGATCGCCAATGCGCCGCCCTGGGACAACCTGAAGTTCGACGAGGAAGGGATCAAGGAAGTGCAGCGCAAATTCTTCCGCGCGCTCTTCAGCACCTACAACTTCTTCGCGCTCTACGCCAACATCGATGGCTTTGATCCGGTCGCGCCGCAGGTGCCCATGGAGCAGCGCAGCGAGATGGACCGCTGGATCCTGTCGCGCCTCAACACGCTCATGTTCCTGGCCGACTCCGACATGCGTGTCTATGAACCCACCTCCGTGGCGCGCGCCATCCAGGATTTCGTGGTGGACGACCTCAGCAACTGGTACGTGCGCTTGAACCGGCGTCGTTTCTGGAAGGGAGAGCAGGGTGCCGACAAGCTCGCCGCCTTCCAAACGCTGTATCGTTGTCTGGAGGTGGTGGCCATGCTCAGTGCGCCCATGGCGCCCTTCTTCAGCGATCGCTTGTACCGTGCCCTGACAGGCAGGAGCGTGCACCTCAGCGATTGGCCTCAAGCGGACAAGTCGATCATCGACCACGAGCTGGAACACCGCACATCGCTCGCACAATGGCTGACCTCGCTGGCTTTGAGCATCCGCAAGAAGGAGGGGCACCGTGTGCGCCAGCCATTGGCGAAAATGCTGGTGCCGGTCACCAGCGCCCCGATGCGTGCGCGGTTGGAGGCCATTCGTGACCTATTGCTCAGCGAAGTGAACGTGAAGGAGCTGGTGATCCTCGACGCCAGCGCGAGCAAGCTCACCAAGAGGATCAAGCCGGATTTCAAGAAGCTCGGCGCTCGAATGGGTAAACTCATGAAGAGCGTCGCTGCTGAGGTGAACGCTTTCACCCAAGCGCGGATCGCGGAGCTGGAAGCGAAAGGCTCCGTGAAGCTGACGGTGGAAGGACAGGAGGTGGAGGTGCTGCGCGACGATGTGGAGATCACCGCCGAGAATGTGCCCGGCCTGAGCGTGGCCAGTGATGGACCACTCACGGTGGCGCTGGACATCACCCTCACCGACGAACTGGTGCGCGAAGGCATCGCCCGCGAGCTGGTGAGCCGCATCCAGGCCCTGCGCAAGGAGAGCGGTTTCGAAGTGACCGACCGCGTGGATCTGCGCATCCAGGCCAATGGCGACCAGCGTGTGACCGGGGCCGTCCGCGAGCACGCGTCCTGGATCCTTGCCGAAACACTTGCCGTAACCCCTGAGGACCAGGTGCTTGTGGAAGATCTGGCCAGAGGCGGTGAAGGGGTCCACGAGGTGGAGATCGACGAAGGCCTGCGTTGCGTGCTGCGCCTGGTGCGGACCGGCCGCTGAGCCCGCGATCCGGCTATATTTGCGGATCTTTCACGAAACCGGGACCGCCATGGCCAAGAAACCCGCACCCAAGAAGGCATCCAAGCCGGTCAAGAAGACCGCCAAGCCGGCCCCGAAAAAGGCCGCGGCCAAGAAACCGGCCAAGGCGAAACCCGCGGCGAAGAAGCCCGCTCCGAAGAAACCGGCCGCCAAGAAGCCGGCGCCCAATAAGCCCGTGGTGAAGAAGCCCGCTCCGAAGAAAGCCGCTGCCAAACCGGTGAAGAAGGTCGTGGCGAAGAAGGCCGCGCCGAAAAAGCCCGTAGTGAAAAAAGCGGCACCCAAGAAGCCCGTGGCGAAGAAGGCGGTCGTGGTGGCCAAGCCGA is a window from the Flavobacteriales bacterium genome containing:
- a CDS encoding DUF2029 domain-containing protein, with product MPTTKPDVTRILFQGLGVALLFSLAIDLHLTLKYGGVDLRDKVVGARSIVEGRSLYFDPWRPGEPERFADPMVPPGAEMTRYTGTPFQALVMAPLGALSFRQARLVWLFVQYGLLLLAIILAHRAFAMPGRDTVIATTAIAFVLLASTSWHLHVERGQVYVIFTFLIAALFSALAQNRMGMAGVLCTLLVLFKPTYAVMLLPLVLRLTWRMAAGAAGTIAGMVGLFALLPNGLRAWVEYRDAMTIWSGLIGRGEPPSMAPDAFVYPETIEGLANLGHHHPMEFENGSIGTILYAKGLLLPGWMPYAVLVAILLFAGLWYGRSLLRAGRAELLLLGFCCWTVLMMLLPVPRFDYQLVHWTAPVIFLLLTWRERSFNWNIALLLAAALVLGAWSLLPVNVLLAELVLLLAAFVQLHRRLRTATHPMPAPAS
- the ileS gene encoding isoleucine--tRNA ligase; this translates as MDKRFPQYDELDLTKVAEEVLRTWEEEKTFEESLRLRKDAPPFVFYEGPPSANGLPGIHHVMARTIKDIFCRYQTQKGMRVERKAGWDTHGLPVELGVEKELGITKEDIGKTISIADYNAKCREAVMRYTDVWNDLTKRIGFWLDLEHPYITYKTKYIESVWWLLKQLHEKDLLYKGYTIQPYSPAAGTGLSSHELNQPGTYKPVKDTSVVAMFKVERDEKSEFLFEDAFGDVFILAWTTTPWTLPSNTALTVGPKLEYVRVKTFNPYTHEPQTMLLAKARLNAYFSEKNQDASFDDYKKDGKNIPWTIIGECTGRELEGIRYEQLLKYAQPADGDAFKVITGDFVTTEDGTGVVHTAPSFGADDQRVAKQHGIGSLTLVDLQGRFTKEMGEFAGRYVKNEYYPEGQAPDRSMDVELSINLKEMARAFKVEKYEHNYPHCWRTDKPILYYPLDSWFVRVTARKDQLIALNNEINWKPQSTGTGRFGNWLENLQDWNLSRSRYWGIPLPLWRTEGGGETICIGSLKHLKEEITKAIAAGVMKADPYAAFDPADMSDANYDRIDLHRPFVDDIVLVSASGKPMKRESDLIDVWFDSGAMPYAQWHYPFENEAAFKAAFPAAFIAEGVDQTRGWFYTLHAIATLTQDSVAYKTVVSNGLVLDKHGQKMSKRLGNAVDPFVMLDKYGADAVRWYMIANAPPWDNLKFDEEGIKEVQRKFFRALFSTYNFFALYANIDGFDPVAPQVPMEQRSEMDRWILSRLNTLMFLADSDMRVYEPTSVARAIQDFVVDDLSNWYVRLNRRRFWKGEQGADKLAAFQTLYRCLEVVAMLSAPMAPFFSDRLYRALTGRSVHLSDWPQADKSIIDHELEHRTSLAQWLTSLALSIRKKEGHRVRQPLAKMLVPVTSAPMRARLEAIRDLLLSEVNVKELVILDASASKLTKRIKPDFKKLGARMGKLMKSVAAEVNAFTQARIAELEAKGSVKLTVEGQEVEVLRDDVEITAENVPGLSVASDGPLTVALDITLTDELVREGIARELVSRIQALRKESGFEVTDRVDLRIQANGDQRVTGAVREHASWILAETLAVTPEDQVLVEDLARGGEGVHEVEIDEGLRCVLRLVRTGR